In candidate division KSB1 bacterium, the DNA window AAATGAAAAAGAGAATTGGGGTTCTGACAAAACGACACGCCGAAATTTTCTTGCCCAAAGTCATCGAATCATTTTACTTTTTGGAGACGATCTAAATGATTTTGTCTCGGGCGCTAAAGTTTCATTGGAAACGAGAGTCGAGCTTGCAAATAAGTACAAAAATTATTGGGGTGAAAAATGGATTACCATCCCGAATCCTCTATATGGCTCCTGGGAAGCGGCATTGTATGAGTTTGATTATTCTCATTCCAAAGAGCAAAAAATTCAAAAGAAGATGAATAGATTGAATACCCTTAAATGAGATTTGCATGATCTTTAATTAAAACTAAGTTTACTTTTGCATCCATTTTTAATTTCGTCAATTGTCCAATACATTTCTTAAATCCAAACATAAAAGTATGGGTTTCGTAACAAAATCTATGGCACCATTAATAATAAGAACAGTCAAAAACAGAGTAAAATAAATAATCTATGCCTAAAGATGAGGA includes these proteins:
- a CDS encoding acid phosphatase encodes the protein NEKENWGSDKTTRRNFLAQSHRIILLFGDDLNDFVSGAKVSLETRVELANKYKNYWGEKWITIPNPLYGSWEAALYEFDYSHSKEQKIQKKMNRLNTLK